Proteins encoded together in one Rhodospirillaceae bacterium window:
- the cysW gene encoding sulfate ABC transporter permease subunit CysW, which translates to MSSSTRISKPLALQDPAIVRWGLIGLALGFIILVLFLPLISVFLEALRHGLGAYFAAVVEPDARAAILLTLQVAAIAVPLNIVFGLAGAWAIAKFEFRGKSILLTLVDLPFSVSPVISGLIYVLLYGAHGWFGPTLDAWGIKVIFNITGLVLATVFVTFPFVARELIPLMQEQGTEEEEAAISLGASGWQTFRLVTLPNVAWGLLYGVLLCNARAMGEFGAVSVVSGHIRGQTNTMPLHVEILYNEYDFVGAFAVASLLALLALVTLAAKSFLEWRYGDRLSGGRAH; encoded by the coding sequence ATGAGCAGTTCCACGCGCATCAGCAAGCCCCTCGCCCTGCAGGACCCGGCGATCGTGCGCTGGGGCCTCATCGGCCTCGCCCTCGGCTTCATCATCCTGGTCCTGTTCCTGCCGCTCATCTCCGTCTTCCTCGAAGCGTTGCGGCATGGGCTTGGCGCCTATTTCGCCGCCGTTGTCGAGCCTGATGCCCGCGCGGCGATCCTCCTCACGCTTCAAGTGGCAGCGATCGCCGTCCCCCTCAACATCGTCTTTGGCCTCGCCGGTGCCTGGGCGATCGCGAAATTCGAGTTCCGCGGCAAGAGCATCCTCCTCACCCTGGTCGACCTGCCCTTTTCGGTCTCGCCGGTCATCTCCGGTCTCATCTATGTACTGCTCTACGGCGCCCATGGCTGGTTTGGGCCGACTCTGGACGCCTGGGGTATCAAGGTGATCTTCAACATCACCGGCCTGGTGCTGGCGACCGTGTTCGTGACCTTCCCCTTCGTCGCGCGCGAGCTCATCCCGCTCATGCAGGAACAGGGCACCGAGGAGGAAGAGGCCGCCATCTCGCTGGGTGCCAGCGGCTGGCAGACCTTCCGCCTGGTGACATTGCCCAACGTCGCCTGGGGCCTGCTCTATGGCGTGTTGCTGTGCAATGCGCGTGCGATGGGCGAGTTCGGCGCCGTCTCGGTGGTATCCGGCCATATCCGCGGCCAGACCAACACGATGCCGCTCCATGTCGAGATTCTCTACAACGAATATGATTTCGTCGGCGCCTTTGCCGTCGCCTCGCTGCTGGCATTGCTGGCGCTGGTGACCCTGGCTGCCAAATCCTTCCTGGAATGGCGCTACGGCGACCGGCTCAGCGGCGGCCGGGCTCACTGA
- the cysA gene encoding sulfate ABC transporter ATP-binding protein — protein MGLLAQGIVKTFGTFKALGGIDLDIAKGEFVALLGPSGSGKTTLLRILAGLDQQDDGTVLFNDEDMTGRKLRERRVGFVFQHYALFKHMTVAENIGFGLRVRPRDRRPDKAEINRRVDELLHLVQLDRLGDRYPSQLSGGQRQRVALARALAIEPSVLLLDEPFGALDAKVRKELRRWLRRLHETMGLTSIFVTHDQEEALELADKVVVMNNGLIEQVGTPEAVYHKPETAFVYEFLGGANRVPCEISNGIVRIGSTVIPVTEAGNRRDGTGIAYVRPEEIRLGIEGGSGVPAIVQHVFRASPLPRVEVQLVDTHLSLDVTLPPESAGAQIAKGQRVTVSFEKFNVLPA, from the coding sequence ATGGGCCTGCTGGCACAAGGCATCGTCAAGACATTCGGCACCTTCAAGGCGCTGGGCGGCATCGACCTCGACATCGCCAAGGGCGAATTCGTGGCGCTGCTGGGCCCAAGCGGCTCCGGCAAGACGACCTTGCTGCGCATCCTCGCCGGTCTCGATCAACAGGATGACGGCACGGTCCTGTTCAATGACGAGGACATGACCGGCCGCAAGCTACGCGAGCGGCGCGTCGGTTTCGTGTTCCAGCACTACGCCCTGTTCAAGCATATGACAGTCGCCGAGAATATCGGCTTCGGCCTGCGTGTGCGCCCACGCGACCGCCGCCCGGACAAGGCCGAGATCAACCGCCGCGTCGACGAGCTGCTGCATCTGGTGCAGCTCGATCGCTTAGGGGACCGCTATCCCAGCCAGTTGTCCGGCGGCCAGCGGCAGCGCGTGGCGCTGGCCCGGGCTCTGGCCATCGAACCTTCTGTCCTCCTGCTCGATGAACCGTTCGGCGCGCTCGATGCCAAGGTGCGCAAGGAATTGCGGCGCTGGCTGCGGCGGCTGCATGAAACCATGGGCCTCACCAGCATCTTCGTGACCCACGACCAGGAAGAAGCGCTGGAACTGGCCGACAAGGTCGTCGTCATGAATAACGGCCTCATCGAACAGGTGGGGACACCGGAAGCGGTCTATCACAAGCCCGAGACCGCCTTCGTCTATGAGTTCCTGGGCGGCGCCAACCGCGTCCCCTGCGAGATCAGCAACGGCATAGTCCGGATCGGCAGCACGGTCATTCCTGTCACTGAGGCCGGCAACCGCCGGGACGGTACGGGTATCGCCTATGTGCGGCCGGAAGAGATCAGACTGGGGATCGAGGGCGGTTCGGGCGTGCCGGCCATCGTCCAGCATGTCTTTCGCGCCAGTCCCTTGCCGCGCGTCGAAGTGCAATTGGTTGATACCCACCTCTCCCTTGACGTAACCTTGCCGCCGGAAAGTGCCGGCGCACAGATCGCAAAGGGACAGCGGGTGACGGTGAGCTTCGAGAAGTTCAACGTTCTGCCCGCCTGA
- a CDS encoding Rrf2 family transcriptional regulator has translation MLSQKAKYAMRALLYLAQAKSEEPVGIAEIAAKQAVPRKFLELILLELKRNGFVQSFRGKHGGYALAKSPEDIHFGEVIRLIDGPLAALPCASLTAYRRCVDCEDEATCVIRRILKQVRDASSGILDRTSLSDVLDGRAAELVMGDGI, from the coding sequence ATGCTGTCGCAAAAAGCCAAATACGCCATGCGGGCCCTGCTCTATCTAGCCCAGGCAAAATCCGAAGAACCGGTCGGGATCGCCGAAATTGCTGCCAAACAGGCCGTGCCGCGCAAGTTCCTGGAGCTTATCCTCTTGGAACTGAAGCGAAATGGCTTCGTGCAGAGCTTTCGCGGCAAGCATGGCGGCTACGCCCTGGCGAAGTCCCCGGAAGATATTCACTTTGGTGAGGTCATTCGCCTCATCGATGGTCCGCTCGCCGCTTTGCCCTGCGCCAGCCTCACCGCCTATCGCCGCTGCGTCGATTGCGAGGATGAGGCGACCTGCGTCATCCGCCGGATTCTGAAGCAGGTGCGTGACGCCTCCTCCGGCATCCTCGACCGCACCAGCCTGTCAGACGTGCTCGATGGCCGAGCGGCGGAACTCGTCATGGGAGACGGAATCTAG
- the cysT gene encoding sulfate ABC transporter permease subunit CysT, with protein MTAQAGILGNWKRPSVLPGFGLTLGYVLFYLSIIVLLPLAALIMRPAELGLAGFFDTVTTPRVLASLRVSFGTAAIAALIKGVLGLIIAWVLVRYEFHGKRLIDAFVDLAFALPTAVAGIALTTLYAPNGWIGSLLTPLEIKVAFTPLGIVIALIFIGLPFVVRTVQPVLLDFEAELEEASASLGANRLQVFVLVILPSIMPALLTGIALAFARAVGEYGSVIFIAGNMPMKSEIAPLLIVSKLEQFDYAGAAAIAVVMLAISFVMLLVLNMIQRWARRHEDRSR; from the coding sequence ATGACCGCACAAGCCGGCATTTTGGGGAATTGGAAACGACCGAGCGTCTTGCCGGGATTCGGCCTGACCTTGGGCTATGTCCTCTTCTATCTCAGCATCATTGTCCTGCTGCCGCTGGCTGCCCTGATCATGCGCCCGGCCGAACTGGGCCTTGCGGGATTCTTCGACACGGTGACGACGCCGCGTGTGCTGGCCAGCTTGCGCGTCAGTTTCGGCACGGCGGCGATCGCGGCCCTCATCAAAGGCGTGTTAGGGTTGATCATCGCCTGGGTCCTAGTTCGCTATGAATTTCACGGCAAGCGCCTGATCGATGCCTTCGTGGATCTGGCCTTCGCCTTGCCGACGGCGGTTGCCGGCATCGCGCTCACGACACTTTATGCGCCCAATGGCTGGATCGGGTCGTTGTTGACGCCGCTGGAAATCAAGGTCGCCTTCACCCCGCTCGGCATCGTCATCGCCCTCATCTTCATCGGCCTGCCTTTCGTGGTGCGCACGGTGCAGCCGGTGCTGCTCGATTTCGAGGCGGAGTTGGAGGAAGCCTCGGCCAGTCTCGGTGCCAACCGGCTGCAGGTCTTTGTCCTGGTCATCCTGCCTTCGATCATGCCGGCGCTCCTGACCGGCATCGCGCTGGCGTTCGCGCGCGCGGTCGGTGAGTACGGCTCGGTCATCTTCATCGCCGGCAACATGCCGATGAAATCCGAAATCGCCCCGTTGCTGATCGTCTCCAAGCTGGAGCAGTTCGACTATGCGGGCGCCGCCGCCATCGCCGTCGTCATGCTGGCCATCTCCTTCGTCATGCTGCTGGTGCTCAACATGATCCAGCGCTGGGCGCGGCGGCACGAGGATCGTTCACGATGA
- a CDS encoding ABC transporter permease, with translation MPGESRQPRTPPARVSSGLFSLTASVGSRQFITIAVLVFFALGLVWWLVTKAGWVTPLFLPPPEKVLERLQELAVSGKLLDDMLISIYRISLGFLISTAFALPIGILIGSYRAWEAMIEPLVDFIRYMPVVAFVPLTILWTGTGDAQKFLIIFIGTFFQQVLLVMDNVKSVPRDFINLGRTLQMPESRILARIILPSAMPGIWDSMRISLGWAWTWLVVAELVAATSGLGYRITTAQRFFQTDTIFGYLLLLGVLGLATDQAMKWGSRKLFRYLRQSR, from the coding sequence ATGCCGGGGGAGTCACGCCAACCACGCACTCCCCCGGCCAGGGTTTCCTCCGGATTGTTCTCGCTGACGGCCTCGGTCGGGTCGCGTCAGTTCATCACCATCGCGGTTCTGGTTTTTTTCGCGCTTGGCCTCGTCTGGTGGCTTGTCACCAAGGCCGGCTGGGTGACGCCGCTGTTCCTGCCGCCGCCCGAAAAGGTCCTGGAGCGCCTCCAGGAACTGGCGGTGAGCGGCAAGCTGCTCGACGACATGCTGATCAGCATCTACCGAATCTCGCTGGGCTTCCTCATCTCGACCGCGTTTGCTTTGCCGATCGGCATTCTCATCGGCTCCTACCGCGCCTGGGAAGCCATGATCGAGCCGCTGGTCGATTTCATCCGCTACATGCCGGTGGTGGCCTTCGTGCCGCTGACCATCCTGTGGACCGGCACGGGCGATGCGCAAAAATTTCTCATCATCTTCATCGGCACCTTCTTCCAGCAGGTGCTGCTGGTCATGGACAATGTGAAGTCCGTGCCGCGCGATTTCATCAATCTCGGCCGCACCCTGCAGATGCCGGAGAGCCGGATTCTCGCGCGCATCATCCTGCCCTCCGCCATGCCGGGGATCTGGGATTCGATGCGCATCAGCCTGGGCTGGGCCTGGACCTGGCTAGTGGTGGCGGAGTTGGTGGCGGCAACCTCGGGCCTCGGCTACCGCATCACCACCGCGCAGCGTTTCTTCCAGACCGACACCATTTTCGGCTATCTGCTGTTGCTGGGCGTGCTCGGCCTTGCCACCGACCAGGCGATGAAATGGGGCAGCCGCAAGCTGTTCCGCTATCTGAGGCAGTCGCGATGA
- a CDS encoding amidase, with protein sequence MNRADYLAQDGIGLADLIRRREVSVAEVEIAARDVITAANPQVNAIVDLFLMPVAAETAGGMFEGVPFLLKDIGGALAGVRTTGACRYLGALPPPNVDDVLTARFKAAGLQIMGKTNLPELGFNVTTEPDMFGPSRNPWNLAHSTGGSSGGSAAAVAAGMVPLAHATDGAGSIRIPAAACGLVGLKPSRGALPQGPAHADIYAGLVSEGVVSRTVRDSAAALDIMYDADAGAPYAAPAAPAGGFLAALARKGPRLRIGINHQHLADVILDRNALRALEIAAALLSDLGHHVASIALPILEEDLHVPRQVYLAQVCAQAAADAVELARLLGRGPRDDEMEMINLAAIEAGRRMTASDYVGSIRQGQNFARRMALLWDDVDVLLTPALAGPAPRLGAFPTDHDDVTEHVARMLRFSPFTATYNVTGEPAIVVPITQSSDGLPVGIQLAAPLGADVALLQLAHEIEMARPFARSPMMA encoded by the coding sequence ATGAACCGCGCCGACTATCTCGCTCAGGATGGTATCGGTCTTGCCGATCTCATCCGGCGGCGTGAGGTGTCCGTGGCCGAGGTAGAGATCGCGGCGCGCGACGTCATTACCGCGGCCAATCCTCAGGTCAATGCCATCGTCGATTTGTTCCTCATGCCGGTGGCGGCGGAGACTGCGGGCGGCATGTTCGAGGGTGTGCCTTTCCTGCTGAAGGATATCGGCGGCGCGCTCGCGGGTGTGCGCACGACGGGCGCCTGCCGCTATCTCGGCGCCTTGCCGCCGCCCAATGTCGATGACGTCTTGACCGCGCGCTTCAAGGCGGCGGGTCTGCAGATCATGGGGAAGACCAATCTCCCCGAACTGGGTTTCAACGTGACAACCGAGCCGGATATGTTCGGCCCCAGCCGCAATCCGTGGAATCTCGCGCATTCGACCGGCGGCTCTTCCGGCGGGTCGGCTGCGGCGGTGGCGGCCGGGATGGTGCCCTTGGCGCATGCAACCGACGGGGCGGGCTCGATCCGCATTCCGGCTGCTGCCTGCGGGCTTGTCGGATTGAAGCCGTCACGGGGTGCCTTGCCGCAGGGCCCCGCCCATGCCGACATCTATGCCGGATTGGTGAGCGAAGGTGTCGTCAGCCGCACGGTCCGTGACAGTGCCGCGGCGCTCGACATCATGTACGACGCCGATGCGGGGGCGCCCTATGCGGCCCCCGCGGCGCCGGCTGGTGGGTTCCTGGCCGCATTGGCGCGGAAGGGGCCGCGCCTGCGCATTGGTATCAACCATCAACACCTCGCCGATGTGATCCTGGATCGGAACGCCTTGCGCGCGCTCGAGATCGCGGCGGCATTGCTGAGCGATCTCGGCCATCACGTGGCGTCGATTGCCTTGCCGATCCTGGAGGAGGATCTTCACGTCCCGCGCCAGGTCTATCTCGCCCAGGTTTGCGCCCAGGCCGCGGCCGATGCAGTTGAGCTTGCGCGCCTGCTGGGCCGTGGCCCACGCGACGACGAGATGGAGATGATCAACCTCGCCGCGATTGAAGCCGGCCGCCGGATGACGGCCTCGGATTATGTCGGCAGCATTCGGCAGGGCCAGAATTTCGCGCGGCGGATGGCGCTGCTGTGGGACGATGTGGATGTGCTGTTGACACCGGCCTTGGCCGGACCGGCACCCAGGCTCGGCGCCTTTCCGACCGATCATGACGATGTCACCGAGCATGTGGCGCGGATGCTGCGCTTCTCGCCCTTTACCGCGACCTACAATGTGACCGGTGAACCTGCGATCGTGGTGCCGATCACGCAATCAAGCGATGGCCTGCCCGTGGGTATTCAACTCGCGGCGCCTCTCGGTGCCGATGTTGCCTTGCTGCAACTCGCCCACGAAATCGAAATGGCACGGCCGTTCGCGCGTTCGCCGATGATGGCCTGA
- a CDS encoding glucose 1-dehydrogenase, translating to MKVDPTNSVLARFSLDGKRALVTGASRGIGQAIAIGLAQAGAKVAVSARTKAGLDETLAKIPGGVAIAMDVSDVTACRDGVAAAAQALGGLDILINNAGVEQVCPSLDVDEALWDRILDTNLKGAFFCAQAAAKVMQQAKHGGSILNMCSLTSEVGVPTAVPYGSSKSGLLGMTRALSAEWAPLGIRVNSLGPGYFRTALTDVFYENADWSAAMLAKIPLQRFGQLDDLVGAAIFLSSDASAYVTGIYMPVDGGYLASI from the coding sequence ATGAAAGTCGATCCTACCAATTCTGTCCTGGCCCGTTTCAGCCTAGACGGCAAGCGCGCGTTGGTGACCGGCGCCAGCCGCGGCATCGGCCAGGCCATCGCCATCGGTCTGGCCCAGGCCGGCGCCAAGGTCGCGGTCAGTGCGCGGACCAAGGCCGGCCTCGACGAAACCCTCGCGAAGATTCCCGGCGGCGTCGCCATCGCGATGGATGTTTCCGACGTCACCGCCTGCCGGGACGGCGTGGCTGCTGCCGCCCAGGCACTGGGCGGACTCGACATCCTCATCAACAATGCCGGCGTTGAGCAGGTCTGCCCGTCGCTCGATGTCGATGAGGCCCTGTGGGACCGTATCCTTGATACCAACCTCAAGGGTGCCTTCTTCTGCGCCCAGGCTGCAGCCAAGGTGATGCAGCAGGCCAAGCACGGCGGCTCGATCCTCAACATGTGCTCGCTGACCTCGGAAGTGGGCGTGCCGACCGCCGTGCCCTACGGCTCGTCGAAAAGCGGCCTCCTCGGCATGACGCGGGCGCTCTCCGCCGAATGGGCGCCGCTCGGCATCCGCGTCAACAGCCTGGGGCCGGGCTATTTCCGGACGGCCCTCACCGACGTGTTCTATGAAAATGCCGATTGGTCCGCCGCCATGCTGGCCAAGATCCCGCTGCAGCGCTTCGGGCAGCTCGATGATCTGGTGGGTGCGGCAATTTTCCTCAGTTCCGACGCCTCAGCCTACGTCACCGGAATTTACATGCCGGTCGACGGTGGCTATCTTGCCTCGATCTGA
- a CDS encoding ABC transporter ATP-binding protein, whose translation MIAPKLVISNLGKTFHGDRGDVVALSGVDLTLGENEFVSLVGTSGCGKSTLLSIVAGLESHDAGSVTIEGKPISGPGLDRGVVFQSYTLLPWLTTLGNVEFALLAAGKSRKDARDIARSHLSLVGLDGFADAFPSELSGGMKQRVAIARALSYRPNMLLMDEPFGALDALTRHHMQELLARIWEQHRLTVLFVTHDVEEAVYMSDRVAVMSNRPGRIKRIIDIDLPRPRTYEMMGSLEFTKLQREVLAEIRAESIAIAALGDALA comes from the coding sequence ATGATCGCCCCCAAGCTCGTCATCTCCAATCTCGGCAAAACGTTCCATGGCGACCGCGGCGACGTGGTGGCGCTGTCGGGCGTCGATCTCACTTTGGGCGAAAACGAATTCGTCTCGCTGGTCGGAACATCCGGCTGCGGCAAGTCGACCCTGCTCTCGATCGTGGCGGGTCTCGAAAGCCATGATGCCGGTTCCGTCACCATCGAAGGCAAACCCATCAGCGGCCCCGGCCTTGATCGCGGTGTGGTCTTTCAAAGCTACACCCTGCTGCCCTGGCTCACGACGCTGGGCAATGTCGAATTTGCGCTTCTCGCCGCCGGCAAGTCGCGCAAGGACGCCCGCGACATTGCCCGGTCTCATCTGTCGCTGGTCGGCCTCGACGGTTTTGCCGATGCCTTCCCCAGTGAACTTTCTGGTGGCATGAAGCAGCGTGTCGCCATCGCGCGCGCACTCTCCTACCGCCCCAACATGCTGCTGATGGACGAGCCGTTCGGTGCGCTCGACGCCTTGACCCGCCATCACATGCAGGAATTGCTGGCCCGCATCTGGGAACAGCATCGCCTCACCGTGCTGTTCGTGACCCATGACGTGGAGGAGGCGGTCTATATGTCGGACCGTGTCGCCGTCATGTCGAACCGCCCCGGCCGTATCAAGCGCATCATCGATATCGACCTGCCGCGCCCGCGCACCTATGAGATGATGGGATCGCTCGAATTCACGAAATTGCAGCGCGAGGTGCTGGCCGAAATCCGTGCCGAATCCATCGCCATCGCGGCGCTGGGCGACGCCCTCGCGTGA
- a CDS encoding sulfite exporter TauE/SafE family protein has translation MDLPSHLGGEIWLLVGLLALAGCGSGFLAGMLGVGGGIVVVPALFQVLIAFDVPDDLRMHIAVGTSLGSIVPTSIISLRAHNKRGAIDWALLKSWAPWIALGVILGSFIASEVRGTTLTLIFAIMSLLVASYLAIGRSDFHLTDKLPGTPIKQLICLFIGGVSAMMGIGGGSLSVPAMTLCSYPIRRAVGTASAIGLIIAVPGTLTFVVTGWHESALPIASLGYVNLLAVAALVPSSLIFAPIGAKVAHTVPQIVLRRCFAAFLLLTSLRMFYSLT, from the coding sequence ATGGACCTGCCAAGCCACCTCGGCGGCGAAATCTGGTTGCTCGTTGGCCTTCTGGCCCTGGCCGGCTGCGGTTCCGGCTTCCTCGCCGGCATGCTGGGTGTGGGTGGCGGCATCGTCGTGGTGCCGGCGCTGTTCCAGGTACTGATCGCCTTCGATGTTCCCGATGATCTGCGCATGCATATCGCCGTCGGCACATCGCTGGGCTCGATCGTGCCCACCTCGATCATCTCGCTCCGCGCCCATAACAAGCGCGGTGCCATCGATTGGGCCCTGCTGAAATCCTGGGCGCCGTGGATCGCCCTCGGCGTCATCCTGGGATCCTTCATCGCCAGCGAAGTGCGCGGCACCACCCTCACCCTGATCTTCGCGATCATGAGCTTGTTGGTCGCAAGCTATCTCGCGATCGGGCGCAGCGACTTCCATCTCACCGACAAACTGCCGGGAACACCGATCAAGCAACTGATCTGCCTTTTCATCGGCGGTGTCTCCGCGATGATGGGAATCGGCGGCGGCAGCCTGTCGGTCCCGGCAATGACGCTCTGCTCCTATCCGATCCGCCGCGCGGTGGGGACGGCGTCGGCGATCGGCCTGATCATCGCCGTGCCGGGAACGCTCACCTTTGTCGTCACTGGCTGGCATGAAAGCGCCCTGCCCATCGCGTCGCTGGGCTATGTCAATCTGCTGGCGGTGGCGGCATTGGTGCCGAGCAGCTTGATCTTTGCGCCCATCGGCGCGAAGGTCGCCCACACCGTGCCGCAAATCGTGCTGCGCCGGTGCTTTGCCGCCTTTCTGCTGCTCACCTCCCTCCGCATGTTCTATTCGCTGACCTGA
- the hisD gene encoding histidinol dehydrogenase, which yields MAGSVNLHDLARLSPEARSTLLKRSEADLGPFLDRVRPIIAAVKEEGDVALARFANEFDKSPVKAGEIAATQSDFDAAFKAVEPEVIAAIEFAVANIRKFHTDQKPEEMWLHEMRPGAFAGDRFRPIPSVACYVPRGKGSFPSVVMMTTIPAVVAGVKNICVVTPPGPDGKIDAATLVAARLAGVDKVYKCGGAQGVAAVAYGTETVPKCAKIVGPGSPYVVAAKRLLADVIDPGIPAGPSESIIFADATVDGRLAALDLLVEAEHGPDSSAYLVTPSLKVAEAAIKALPDYWAKMSEQRVAFSSAVLMGRSGGVVLTPDVDSAMAFINDYAPEHLEILSDEPFAYLGRIENAGEVLLGKHTPVTLGNFVLGPNAVLPTSRAAMTHSPLSVFDYMKRISVGYVTSAGYPELARHARVLATYEGFDAHANAVSEIRTKLLK from the coding sequence ATGGCCGGCAGCGTCAACCTGCACGATCTCGCGCGCCTCAGCCCCGAGGCCCGCAGCACCCTCCTCAAGCGCTCTGAGGCGGATCTCGGCCCCTTCCTCGACCGCGTCCGCCCGATCATCGCAGCGGTGAAGGAAGAGGGCGATGTGGCGCTGGCTCGCTTTGCCAACGAGTTCGATAAATCGCCAGTGAAAGCAGGCGAGATCGCGGCGACCCAATCGGATTTCGACGCCGCGTTCAAAGCAGTGGAGCCCGAGGTCATTGCCGCGATCGAATTCGCCGTCGCCAACATCCGCAAGTTCCACACCGACCAGAAGCCCGAGGAGATGTGGCTCCACGAGATGCGACCCGGCGCCTTCGCCGGCGATCGCTTTCGTCCCATCCCCTCGGTTGCCTGCTATGTGCCGCGCGGCAAGGGGTCGTTCCCCAGCGTCGTGATGATGACGACCATTCCCGCCGTCGTCGCCGGCGTGAAGAACATCTGCGTCGTCACACCACCGGGTCCGGACGGCAAGATCGACGCGGCGACCCTCGTGGCGGCGCGCCTCGCCGGCGTCGACAAGGTCTATAAATGCGGCGGCGCGCAGGGTGTGGCGGCGGTGGCCTATGGCACTGAGACCGTGCCCAAATGCGCCAAGATCGTTGGGCCGGGTAGCCCCTATGTCGTGGCCGCCAAGCGGCTGCTGGCCGATGTCATCGATCCCGGCATTCCGGCCGGCCCCAGCGAATCCATCATCTTCGCCGACGCGACGGTGGATGGCCGCCTGGCCGCCCTCGATCTGCTGGTCGAAGCGGAGCACGGCCCGGATTCATCGGCCTATCTGGTGACACCGTCGCTCAAAGTGGCCGAAGCCGCCATCAAGGCGCTGCCTGATTATTGGGCAAAGATGTCGGAGCAGCGGGTCGCCTTCTCCTCCGCCGTCCTCATGGGACGTAGTGGCGGCGTGGTGTTGACCCCCGATGTCGACAGCGCCATGGCCTTCATCAACGACTACGCGCCGGAACATCTGGAAATCCTGTCCGATGAACCCTTTGCCTATCTCGGCCGGATCGAGAATGCGGGCGAGGTGCTGCTCGGCAAGCACACGCCGGTGACGCTGGGCAATTTCGTGCTCGGCCCCAATGCCGTGCTGCCGACCAGCAGGGCCGCCATGACCCATTCGCCGCTCTCGGTCTTCGACTACATGAAGCGCATCTCGGTGGGCTACGTGACCTCGGCCGGCTATCCGGAACTGGCCAGACACGCCCGCGTGCTTGCGACCTATGAGGGTTTTGACGCCCATGCCAACGCGGTTTCCGAGATTCGCACCAAACTGCTGAAGTAG
- a CDS encoding ABC transporter substrate-binding protein → MNWTFNRRQILQAGAATLAMTGISKSAFAQAIPTTPEAGAIKMAIEPWLGYGQWHIAAKKGLFAAAGLPEVEVVNFNTDADLNAALAAGQVQCGNIATHTAMAFAAAGLPIKIIALLDVSMTADAMITDGSIASIADLKGKQVAFEEGTTSHILLNYALAQNGMTLDDVQKVPMPASDAGSALIAGKVPVAVTYEPYLTLAMQQNPKVKMLYSAGENPGLISDVFVVREDFLAEKPGQVLALLKAWDASVADYKADTAGGRAIISEAVGAKPEELATAFDGVTYYTIGENKTQLSGDFVNKVVPEVKKAALSAGLLSADVDLAKLIDTRFVEAF, encoded by the coding sequence ATGAACTGGACCTTCAATCGGCGTCAGATCTTGCAGGCTGGCGCTGCGACGCTCGCCATGACCGGCATCAGCAAATCGGCCTTCGCCCAGGCCATTCCGACGACGCCCGAAGCCGGCGCCATCAAGATGGCGATCGAGCCCTGGCTCGGTTACGGCCAATGGCATATTGCCGCGAAGAAAGGCCTCTTCGCCGCAGCCGGCCTGCCGGAAGTTGAAGTCGTCAACTTCAACACCGACGCCGACCTCAATGCGGCGCTCGCAGCCGGTCAGGTCCAGTGCGGCAACATCGCCACGCATACCGCGATGGCCTTTGCCGCCGCCGGCCTGCCGATCAAGATCATCGCCTTGCTCGACGTCTCGATGACCGCCGATGCCATGATCACCGATGGCTCGATCGCCTCGATTGCCGATTTGAAGGGCAAGCAGGTCGCGTTCGAGGAAGGCACCACCAGCCATATCCTGCTGAACTACGCCTTGGCGCAGAACGGCATGACCCTCGATGACGTGCAGAAGGTGCCGATGCCGGCCTCCGACGCCGGTTCCGCGCTCATCGCCGGCAAGGTGCCGGTCGCCGTCACCTACGAGCCTTACCTGACACTCGCCATGCAGCAGAATCCCAAGGTGAAGATGCTGTATTCGGCCGGCGAAAATCCGGGTCTCATCTCCGACGTCTTCGTCGTGCGCGAAGATTTCCTCGCTGAAAAGCCGGGCCAGGTTCTGGCCCTGCTCAAGGCCTGGGACGCCTCGGTTGCCGATTACAAGGCCGACACCGCCGGTGGCCGCGCCATCATCTCGGAAGCCGTGGGCGCCAAGCCCGAGGAACTGGCGACCGCGTTTGACGGCGTGACCTATTACACGATCGGCGAGAACAAGACCCAGCTCAGCGGCGATTTCGTCAACAAGGTCGTGCCGGAAGTTAAGAAGGCGGCCCTCTCGGCCGGCCTGCTCAGCGCCGATGTCGACCTTGCCAAGCTGATCGACACCCGCTTCGTCGAGGCGTTCTAA